CGCGAACGCCATCGCGGCCGAGCCTTCGATCAGCTGGTGCTCGGTGTCGATCACCATCCGCAGCGCGGCGGCGATCGCGTCCTCGCTGACCAGCACCCAGTCGTCGACCAGCTGCCGGCACAGCGGGAACGTGATGCTGCCCGGTTCGACGCTGCCCGCCGTACCGTCGGACAGGCTCTCCTGCGGCTCGACCTGCACGATCTCGCCGGCCGCCATCGAGGCCGCCATCGGCGCCTCGCGCACCGGCGACGCACCGATCACCTGGAGGCCCGGCCGGTGCTTCTTCAGCACCGACGCGATCCCGCTGACCAGTCCCCCGCCGCCGACCGCGACGACCACCGCGTCCAGCTGCTGACCGGCCAGCTGCTCGAGGATCTCCACCCCGACCGTGCCCTGCCCGGCGATCGTGTCCGGGTCGTTGTACGGCGAGACGTAGACGAGATCGTGCTCAGCGGCGTACGCCCGGGCCTTCGGCTCCAGTACGCCGGAGT
The Kribbella italica DNA segment above includes these coding regions:
- a CDS encoding threonine/serine dehydratase, which gives rise to MTEAPTPAEIAARSERVAPKVREHLPVTPLVRYEAFSEELGAEVLVKCEHQQRTGSFKARGSMAKILTLTDEQRERGVVTASTGNHGLGVGNALATLGGRGIVYLPENAAAGKVAALRRFGLELRAEGFDSGVLEPKARAYAAEHDLVYVSPYNDPDTIAGQGTVGVEILEQLAGQQLDAVVVAVGGGGLVSGIASVLKKHRPGLQVIGASPVREAPMAASMAAGEIVQVEPQESLSDGTAGSVEPGSITFPLCRQLVDDWVLVSEDAIAAALRMVIDTEHQLIEGSAAMAFAAARARRTELEGKRVAVVSCGGNISASTLVSALA